One window of Suricata suricatta isolate VVHF042 chromosome 6, meerkat_22Aug2017_6uvM2_HiC, whole genome shotgun sequence genomic DNA carries:
- the CXCL14 gene encoding C-X-C motif chemokine 14, with translation MRIRKAAPFSSLSSDRSSRADLKEAWAGGGRLRRARGVQSAAQPAPGTHRRAQRGRAEPEARPGQRELSRPAGRPPQSVLPRRAPAASMRLLSAALLLLLLALCAARVDGSKCKCSRKGPKIRYSDVKKLEMKPKYPHCEEKMVIITTKSVSRYRGQEHCLHPKLQSTKRFIKWYNAWNEKRRVYEE, from the exons ATGCGAATCAGAAAAGCAGCGCCCTTCAGCAGCCTCTCAAGTGACCGGAGCAGCC GAGCGGATTTAAAAGAGGCCTGGGCGGGCGGAGGGAGGCTTCGGAGAGCGCGCGGAGTCCAGAGCGCAGCGCAGCCGGCACCCGGCACCCACCGACGGGCGCAGCGGGGCCGAGCGGAGCCGGAGGCGCGCCCCGGGCAGAGAGAGCTAAGCCGGCCGGCCGGGCGCCCTCCCCAGTCCGTGCTCCCGCGCCGCGCCCCTGCGGCCAGCATGAGGCTCCTGTCGGCCGCgctgctcctgctgctcctgGCGCTGTGCGCCGCACGCGTGGACG GGTCCAAATGCAAATGCTCCCGAAAGGGGCCCAAGATTCGATACAGCGACGTGAAGAAGCTGGAAATGAAGCCAAAGTACCCGCACTGCGAGGAGAAGATGGTTAT CATCACCACCAAGAGTGTGTCCAGGTACCGGGGTCAGGAGCACTGCCTGCACCCCAAGCTGCAGAGCACCAAGCGGTTCATCAAGTGGTACAACGCCTGGAATGAGAAACGCAG GGTCTACGAAGAGTAG